One genomic segment of Sanyastnella coralliicola includes these proteins:
- a CDS encoding rod shape-determining protein, producing MGLFNFFMQEIAIDLGTANTIIYYNDKVVVDEPSIVAKDRATSKTVAIGRQAQQMHGKTHENIKTIRPLKDGVIADFQSAEDMIKGMIKMINKGRSWFAPSLRMVICIPSGITEVEKRAVKDSAEHAGAKEVYLIHEPMAAAIGIGIDVEEPMGNMIIDIGGGTSEIAVIALGGIVTDKNIRVAGDEFTHDIEEYMRRQHNILIGERTAEQIKIEVGAALPELDEPPADYAVRGRDLMTGIPKEIHVSYSEIAHALDKSISKIEEAILSCLENTPPELSADIYRTGIYLAGGGALLRGLDKRISQKTRLPVHVADEPLRAVAKGTAIALKNIDKFQFLMRE from the coding sequence ATGGGCCTGTTCAATTTTTTCATGCAAGAGATCGCCATCGATCTCGGAACGGCAAATACGATCATCTACTACAACGATAAAGTTGTTGTTGATGAGCCATCGATCGTTGCGAAAGACCGCGCTACAAGTAAAACCGTAGCCATTGGTCGCCAAGCGCAACAAATGCATGGAAAGACCCACGAAAACATCAAGACCATTCGTCCGCTGAAAGACGGTGTAATTGCCGACTTCCAATCTGCGGAAGACATGATCAAGGGGATGATCAAAATGATCAATAAAGGTCGTTCTTGGTTTGCACCTTCCCTTCGAATGGTGATTTGTATTCCTTCCGGAATTACAGAAGTAGAAAAGCGAGCGGTAAAAGACAGCGCTGAACACGCTGGTGCAAAAGAAGTTTACCTCATCCACGAACCTATGGCAGCAGCCATCGGTATTGGTATCGATGTGGAAGAGCCGATGGGTAACATGATTATCGATATCGGTGGTGGAACTTCTGAAATTGCAGTCATTGCCCTCGGTGGAATCGTAACTGATAAGAATATCCGTGTTGCGGGTGATGAATTCACCCATGACATTGAAGAATACATGCGTCGTCAACACAACATCTTGATCGGTGAACGTACTGCTGAGCAAATCAAGATTGAAGTTGGAGCTGCGCTTCCTGAGTTGGATGAACCACCAGCAGACTACGCCGTTCGCGGACGTGACTTGATGACGGGTATTCCAAAAGAGATTCACGTGTCATACTCTGAGATTGCGCACGCTCTTGACAAGAGTATCTCGAAAATAGAAGAGGCCATCTTGAGCTGTTTGGAGAACACTCCACCAGAACTTTCAGCTGACATCTACCGCACTGGTATTTACCTCGCAGGAGGTGGAGCATTGCTACGCGGTCTCGATAAGCGTATCTCTCAGAAAACACGCCTCCCGGTTCACGTTGCTGATGAACCACTTCGCGCGGTAGCGAAAGGAACAGCCATCGCACTGAAGAACATCGACAAATTCCAGTTCCTGATGCGCGAATAA
- a CDS encoding LamG-like jellyroll fold domain-containing protein — translation MMKTLQLNARIAHLAMSILTLAFALVSTVTFAQSSALEGTESNDPELIYPGPEVRQGKEAGTLDMTYVTVQNKSAVPDITDILEDAGNRSSDCWIDFDPNTWTEFPENDDGSLGPISLPFTFDLYGDQYTSVYLNNNGNLTFDNGYWWYSPSGFPITTPMIAPFWGDVDTRDASGEVWYYVTDHAFYVTWVEVGPYYSYGSYSDGLFNSFQVVLTDGTDDVLEPGNNVGFFYGDMGWTTGSASSGVDGFGGYPATVGVNAGNGTDYIQIGLFSQNNDDYDGPDGNEDGVDWLDDQCIELDVSSASNFPPVAQSFPDGNAISYTEGGSTTIEVGFIGPESNETVSIAVDDLGNGGSTINTNTSGNPATLNMTFSGLAAGTYTYEITGTDNNVSPESTTVTLTVTVEEPDFNCGDDITVADADDNCEEDVTITAPTAGSLVYGTEFTANYLNMDGSNDYVAIQDMFYQGSYAECTVEAWIRTNEDGNQVIASFDRSDYWRLEVNGASGGTGEIGWGVKTNSGTGSLSSTTRVDDGLWHHVVGIYDNGSMKLYIDGTLESSTTKGTTMGSGNTRYGFIGVGSEATYFNGSRGPSQYFEGDIAGFRIWNRALTEAEFETAMCPDGSDIDLLVDYNFVEGTGTAINDGSSYDYDGTMYNMDSATDWLSGNRPGCFDIINDFNNTADASDTYPAGETTVTWTLSDPTGTVSTCSQTITVNLSDPEMICENEYNDYIWKGTISDDWNTAGNWFDGEVPPTDANVTIDTDTYDPVIGSTVTLTNLLIKEGCTIDFSSSFGNLRLKGDLAHNGDLEMDEGKFTFMGSELQLIKGNEIPTFHDLRIDSEDSLRLMIDIKLTGAMMPDDGVFDWDGHAVTLLSDDTNTGSIGEIKSQAEILGDEITYNRYFPAASGSWRMICSPITNATFEQWNDDIPTTGFSGSDYPNYPSAEDPWSNVRVYDETVVEGDLHNGFESVNAITDVIGNSRGYFVYFIPSPTLIDLMGTFHKGDLTYTLTQTVSNTGDYNDGWNLIANPYPSAIDWDDELGWSKTDLDDAIYAFDPINDQYGSYINGISVGTLDNQVASFQAFWVKASGPNPALTINEKAKVNTGGVFMRSQDMNTQSIVRVKVLTNDENKYDETVIGFHYGADIGFDPHLDAYKFFSGDPALPNLATVPDTAVHHPMSITMVPVPEEDMVIDLLLRPGQNDVLTLKNILVDSYEGNLCFVLEDRELNTFHPFNLDDTYEFEVTEDMAEDRFAIHVSAPLDVTPLAESCYEAEDGTIVAQGFGDAPWTFTWYDEMGTVIREVEDMTTADTAEDLPPGFYEVIVTNQSEQCNTASRIVQVEAAPQETIEATSSVDNCNTSEDGTITFFASEDYTWDISLTNSEDGETINLEAITGDSTLTDLPFGVYTVDVVSNCGNAHDIENFDLRDNNAVFAEFGANSTNVSLNDGGSIYFFNSSSDNTSNVMWDFGDGSLDSLNFDPQHTFTEAGIYTVKLTAINGDCEDTAEMMVTITGIAPGTGNGQIEDMLGLTAEEVVQTEFEVIVTAENIKVTPEVAVDEAVVVTVFSLNGQVVIDEQFGNLPEGGIDVNIGSLLPGLYTMSVTTEAEVLHSEEFAKQ, via the coding sequence ATGATGAAAACACTTCAATTAAACGCGAGAATCGCCCATCTCGCAATGTCGATCTTAACCTTGGCGTTTGCCCTAGTTTCGACTGTCACCTTCGCTCAAAGCAGTGCTTTGGAAGGTACAGAGAGCAATGATCCAGAATTGATCTACCCTGGTCCGGAAGTAAGACAAGGGAAAGAAGCTGGAACGCTCGACATGACATATGTGACTGTTCAGAATAAATCGGCGGTGCCTGATATTACTGACATCCTTGAAGATGCGGGAAACCGTAGTTCAGATTGTTGGATCGATTTCGATCCGAACACCTGGACTGAGTTCCCAGAAAACGATGATGGTTCTCTTGGACCTATCTCTCTTCCATTTACCTTTGATTTGTATGGTGATCAATACACCTCGGTGTACTTGAACAACAACGGTAACCTGACTTTCGATAACGGTTACTGGTGGTACTCACCATCAGGTTTCCCAATCACCACTCCTATGATTGCTCCTTTCTGGGGTGACGTGGATACGCGTGATGCCAGTGGAGAGGTTTGGTACTATGTGACTGACCACGCGTTCTATGTGACGTGGGTTGAAGTAGGTCCATACTACTCATACGGCTCGTATAGTGATGGCCTTTTCAATTCCTTCCAAGTGGTACTCACTGATGGTACAGATGATGTGCTTGAACCAGGGAACAACGTTGGTTTCTTCTATGGTGACATGGGTTGGACGACCGGATCAGCATCTTCGGGTGTGGACGGATTTGGAGGATACCCTGCAACGGTAGGAGTAAATGCTGGAAATGGCACAGACTATATCCAGATCGGGCTATTCTCGCAAAACAATGATGACTATGACGGGCCTGACGGAAACGAAGATGGTGTTGATTGGTTGGATGATCAGTGCATCGAGCTCGATGTATCGAGTGCCTCGAACTTCCCTCCTGTAGCACAAAGCTTTCCAGACGGAAATGCCATTTCATACACGGAAGGTGGCTCAACCACGATTGAAGTTGGCTTCATCGGACCTGAATCAAACGAAACAGTCTCTATTGCTGTAGATGATCTCGGCAATGGCGGTAGCACAATCAACACGAATACTTCTGGAAATCCAGCGACGTTAAACATGACGTTTTCGGGACTTGCAGCCGGAACTTACACATACGAAATCACTGGTACAGACAACAATGTATCACCAGAATCAACCACCGTTACATTAACAGTTACGGTTGAAGAACCTGATTTCAATTGTGGAGATGACATCACCGTTGCTGATGCAGATGACAACTGTGAAGAAGATGTTACCATCACGGCACCTACCGCTGGAAGTCTTGTATATGGAACAGAATTCACTGCCAACTACCTAAACATGGACGGATCGAACGATTACGTGGCTATCCAAGACATGTTCTACCAAGGTTCTTATGCCGAGTGTACGGTTGAGGCTTGGATCCGAACGAATGAAGACGGAAACCAAGTTATCGCATCGTTTGACCGAAGCGACTATTGGCGACTTGAAGTCAACGGAGCCAGCGGAGGTACCGGAGAAATTGGCTGGGGTGTCAAAACCAATAGTGGTACTGGATCACTTTCGAGTACAACTCGTGTTGATGATGGGTTATGGCACCACGTGGTAGGTATCTATGACAATGGTTCGATGAAACTTTACATCGACGGAACATTAGAATCAAGCACAACCAAAGGAACCACTATGGGGTCTGGTAACACACGTTACGGATTCATTGGAGTAGGTTCAGAAGCAACATATTTCAACGGTTCACGTGGTCCTTCACAATACTTCGAAGGAGACATTGCAGGATTCAGAATCTGGAACCGTGCTTTGACAGAAGCAGAATTCGAGACGGCAATGTGTCCGGATGGATCAGACATTGACCTTCTTGTTGACTACAACTTCGTTGAAGGTACTGGAACGGCAATCAACGATGGCTCATCGTACGACTACGACGGAACCATGTATAACATGGATTCTGCCACTGATTGGTTATCCGGAAATCGTCCGGGGTGTTTTGATATCATCAACGACTTCAACAATACTGCTGATGCCTCTGATACTTATCCAGCAGGTGAAACAACAGTAACATGGACACTTTCAGACCCAACTGGAACAGTCTCTACATGTTCTCAGACCATCACGGTGAATTTGAGCGATCCAGAAATGATTTGTGAAAACGAATACAACGACTACATCTGGAAAGGAACAATTTCTGACGACTGGAATACCGCTGGCAACTGGTTTGATGGTGAGGTTCCTCCAACAGATGCGAACGTGACCATTGACACTGATACTTATGACCCTGTCATCGGTTCTACGGTGACACTCACCAACCTCTTGATCAAAGAAGGTTGTACCATCGACTTCAGCAGTAGTTTCGGAAACCTTCGATTGAAGGGAGACCTTGCTCATAACGGTGACCTTGAAATGGACGAAGGAAAGTTCACTTTCATGGGATCTGAATTGCAGCTGATCAAAGGAAACGAAATCCCAACATTCCACGACTTGCGTATTGATTCGGAAGATTCGCTTCGCTTGATGATTGACATCAAGTTGACAGGTGCGATGATGCCAGATGACGGTGTCTTTGATTGGGATGGACATGCGGTAACGCTCCTTTCTGACGATACGAATACAGGTAGTATTGGAGAGATCAAATCTCAAGCGGAAATCTTGGGAGATGAGATTACCTACAATCGTTACTTCCCTGCGGCGAGCGGTAGCTGGCGAATGATCTGTTCACCAATCACTAACGCCACCTTTGAGCAGTGGAACGATGATATCCCAACCACAGGATTCTCTGGATCGGATTACCCGAACTACCCAAGTGCGGAAGATCCGTGGAGTAATGTGCGTGTATATGACGAGACAGTGGTTGAAGGAGACCTTCACAACGGGTTCGAATCAGTGAATGCCATTACAGATGTAATTGGAAATTCACGCGGATACTTTGTGTACTTCATCCCTTCTCCAACACTGATTGATCTCATGGGTACATTCCATAAGGGAGATCTCACGTACACACTCACACAGACAGTATCGAATACTGGTGATTACAATGACGGATGGAACCTGATTGCCAATCCATACCCTTCGGCTATTGATTGGGATGACGAACTGGGGTGGTCAAAAACAGACCTTGACGATGCGATTTACGCATTCGACCCTATCAACGATCAGTACGGTTCGTACATCAACGGAATCAGTGTAGGTACACTTGACAACCAAGTAGCTTCATTCCAGGCATTCTGGGTGAAAGCAAGCGGACCAAACCCTGCACTTACAATCAACGAAAAAGCAAAAGTCAATACTGGTGGTGTCTTCATGCGCTCACAAGACATGAATACGCAGAGTATTGTACGAGTTAAAGTTCTTACCAACGATGAGAACAAGTATGATGAGACAGTTATCGGTTTCCACTATGGAGCAGATATCGGTTTCGATCCACACCTGGATGCATACAAGTTCTTCTCTGGTGATCCTGCCTTACCTAACCTGGCCACCGTGCCAGACACGGCGGTCCACCACCCTATGAGCATCACTATGGTTCCGGTTCCTGAAGAGGACATGGTCATTGACCTTCTTCTCAGACCGGGCCAGAATGATGTCCTTACGCTCAAGAACATCTTGGTCGATAGCTACGAAGGCAACTTGTGTTTCGTACTAGAAGACCGCGAGTTAAATACATTCCATCCATTCAATTTGGATGACACCTATGAATTCGAAGTAACAGAAGACATGGCAGAAGATCGTTTCGCGATTCACGTAAGCGCTCCTCTCGATGTCACACCGCTTGCTGAATCATGTTACGAAGCAGAAGACGGTACTATCGTTGCCCAAGGATTTGGTGATGCACCATGGACATTCACATGGTACGATGAAATGGGTACGGTTATTCGTGAAGTAGAGGATATGACCACAGCAGATACTGCTGAGGACCTACCTCCTGGTTTCTACGAAGTCATCGTAACCAACCAGAGCGAACAGTGTAACACTGCCTCACGCATTGTACAAGTAGAAGCAGCTCCACAAGAAACGATTGAAGCGACATCAAGCGTTGACAACTGTAATACTTCAGAAGACGGTACGATTACCTTCTTCGCCAGCGAAGATTACACATGGGACATCTCATTGACGAACTCTGAGGATGGCGAAACGATCAACCTAGAAGCCATCACAGGTGACTCTACATTGACGGATCTTCCATTCGGAGTATACACAGTAGACGTTGTAAGTAACTGTGGTAATGCACACGACATCGAGAATTTCGATCTACGTGATAACAACGCAGTATTCGCCGAGTTTGGAGCTAATTCAACCAACGTATCCCTGAACGATGGAGGTTCGATCTACTTCTTTAATAGTAGCTCAGACAATACTTCAAACGTGATGTGGGACTTCGGTGATGGTTCACTTGACTCATTGAATTTCGATCCACAGCACACCTTCACTGAAGCTGGTATTTACACTGTGAAACTGACTGCCATTAATGGCGATTGTGAAGACACGGCTGAAATGATGGTGACCATTACAGGAATTGCTCCTGGAACCGGCAACGGACAAATTGAAGACATGCTTGGCTTGACAGCGGAAGAAGTAGTTCAAACTGAATTCGAAGTCATCGTTACTGCTGAAAACATCAAGGTGACTCCTGAAGTAGCCGTAGATGAAGCAGTGGTTGTCACCGTATTCTCATTGAATGGTCAAGTCGTAATTGACGAACAATTCGGTAACCTACCTGAAGGTGGTATCGACGTGAACATTGGTTCTCTCCTCCCTGGGTTGTACACGATGAGTGTCACAACCGAGGCCGAAGTACTCCATAGCGAAGAATTTGCTAAACAGTAA
- the purH gene encoding bifunctional phosphoribosylaminoimidazolecarboxamide formyltransferase/IMP cyclohydrolase, translated as MEGQKRISSALISVFHKDGLEPIVKELQRLGVTIYSTGGTQKAIEAMGAEVVPVEDVTSYPSILGGRVKTLHPKVFGGILGRRELSDDTAQMEEYEIPAIDLVIVDLYPFEDTVASGAPHQDIIEKIDIGGISLIRAAAKNYKDVVIVPSQDKYARLLNILVDQNGETSMNDRKELAASAFNISSHYDTMIFRYFNTSDEPVLKESHVNGTALRYGENPHQRGYFFGDLEGMFDQLHGKALSYNNLLDIDAAVLLMSEFKDDDPTFGILKHNNACGLATRSNLKDAYEAALAGDPVSAFGGILISNKPIDVATAEKINELFCEVVIAPSYEGNALEVLQAKKNRIILVQKHWDLPETQIRTTLNGYLLQDRDTHTDVAAGFKQVTKEGAVDREIEDLVFANKLVKHTKSNTIVFAKNKQLLASGTGQTSRVDALKQAAVKAKSFGFDLRGAVMASDAFFPFPDCVELAGNEGVKAVVQPGGSVKDQLSIDYCDEHKMAMFFTGYRHFKH; from the coding sequence ATGGAAGGTCAAAAGCGTATCTCATCAGCGCTCATTTCGGTATTTCACAAGGATGGACTCGAACCGATCGTAAAAGAACTACAACGTCTAGGCGTAACTATCTACAGCACAGGCGGAACACAGAAGGCCATTGAGGCTATGGGAGCAGAGGTTGTTCCTGTAGAAGATGTGACTTCATACCCTTCAATTCTTGGAGGTCGCGTGAAAACCCTTCATCCAAAAGTATTTGGAGGAATCTTAGGTCGTCGCGAGCTAAGTGACGACACTGCTCAAATGGAGGAATACGAAATCCCAGCAATTGACTTGGTGATCGTTGACCTTTACCCATTCGAGGATACTGTAGCGAGTGGAGCTCCGCATCAAGATATCATTGAGAAAATTGACATCGGTGGAATCTCTTTGATTCGCGCAGCGGCGAAGAATTACAAAGACGTCGTAATCGTTCCTTCACAAGACAAGTACGCTCGTTTGCTCAACATCTTGGTTGATCAAAACGGTGAAACTTCAATGAATGATCGCAAAGAATTGGCGGCATCTGCCTTCAATATTTCTTCGCACTACGACACGATGATCTTCCGCTACTTCAACACTTCTGATGAGCCGGTATTGAAAGAAAGTCATGTGAACGGCACAGCGCTTCGTTACGGAGAGAACCCGCACCAGCGAGGTTACTTCTTCGGAGACCTCGAAGGGATGTTCGATCAGCTTCACGGAAAGGCCCTTTCATACAACAACTTGCTTGATATCGATGCTGCAGTATTGTTGATGAGCGAGTTCAAAGATGATGACCCGACCTTCGGAATTCTTAAGCACAACAACGCCTGTGGTTTGGCCACACGTAGCAACTTGAAAGATGCTTACGAGGCAGCCTTAGCCGGAGATCCTGTTTCTGCTTTTGGTGGAATTCTGATTTCAAATAAGCCGATTGATGTCGCTACCGCGGAAAAGATCAATGAACTCTTCTGTGAGGTAGTGATTGCTCCTTCTTACGAAGGGAACGCACTGGAAGTGCTTCAAGCGAAGAAGAACCGAATCATTCTTGTTCAAAAGCACTGGGATCTTCCTGAAACACAAATCCGAACTACCCTCAACGGATACTTGCTTCAAGATCGCGACACGCATACAGACGTTGCTGCTGGATTCAAGCAGGTAACAAAAGAAGGTGCCGTAGATCGCGAAATCGAAGACTTAGTCTTTGCAAATAAGTTGGTGAAGCACACAAAGTCAAATACAATTGTGTTTGCTAAAAACAAGCAACTTCTTGCGAGCGGAACTGGTCAAACCTCACGCGTAGACGCGCTGAAACAAGCGGCTGTCAAGGCAAAGTCATTCGGATTCGACCTCAGAGGAGCCGTAATGGCAAGCGATGCTTTCTTCCCATTCCCAGACTGTGTTGAACTTGCAGGTAACGAAGGAGTCAAAGCTGTCGTACAACCAGGAGGATCAGTGAAAGATCAGCTCAGCATTGACTACTGTGATGAGCATAAAATGGCGATGTTCTTTACCGGATACCGTCATTTTAAACACTAA
- the mreC gene encoding rod shape-determining protein MreC: MRIFWQLIYRYHVFLIFIGLEVLAFALLVRNNNYQRAVALHSANRITGELYARRTAISEYLRLQSINEELAKENADLRNQSGDAFQKLGDQIYIFEDTLYLRRYSFMPARVVNNSINRVNNYITIDKGSASGIRKEMGVISGESAVGIVKDVSEHFASIMPLINNNFALGIKLKRSGAFGRVIWTGEDPTLARVIEVPRYANPSRGDTVVTSGYSSYFPEGMNVGVIENYKIPEGEDFYEIDIRLTTAFHELSYVQVIQDFLNEEQRELELRSQQDQEE; encoded by the coding sequence ATGAGGATCTTTTGGCAGCTGATTTACAGATATCATGTATTCCTGATCTTCATTGGGCTGGAAGTGCTCGCCTTCGCGTTACTTGTCCGAAACAATAATTATCAGCGCGCAGTCGCACTACATTCTGCGAACCGCATCACCGGAGAGCTGTACGCACGTCGTACCGCCATTTCTGAATACCTACGTCTTCAGTCAATCAACGAAGAACTCGCCAAAGAGAATGCCGATCTCCGCAATCAAAGTGGAGACGCCTTCCAGAAATTAGGAGATCAGATCTACATCTTCGAAGACACGCTCTACTTGCGACGTTACTCATTCATGCCTGCCAGGGTAGTGAATAACAGTATCAATCGCGTCAACAATTACATCACCATCGACAAAGGAAGTGCTTCAGGTATCCGAAAGGAAATGGGCGTGATCTCCGGAGAATCTGCGGTGGGAATTGTGAAAGATGTGAGCGAGCATTTCGCCTCGATCATGCCGTTGATCAACAACAACTTTGCACTTGGGATCAAACTCAAAAGAAGTGGTGCCTTTGGACGAGTTATCTGGACCGGAGAAGACCCAACCTTGGCACGAGTAATTGAGGTTCCCCGATACGCCAACCCTTCTAGGGGTGACACCGTTGTAACAAGCGGATACTCATCTTACTTTCCGGAAGGGATGAACGTTGGAGTGATTGAGAATTACAAGATTCCAGAAGGAGAAGACTTTTACGAAATCGACATTCGCTTGACCACCGCTTTCCATGAGCTGAGCTATGTGCAAGTGATTCAAGATTTCTTGAATGAAGAACAGCGCGAACTTGAATTGCGCAGTCAACAAGACCAAGAAGAATGA
- a CDS encoding ABC transporter permease gives MLYLRLLKESFLFAWQAIVTNKLRTFLSLLGVMVGIFVITCVFTLVDSMEDNLKSTFSIINDDVLFVQIMPWGPEADGEYKWWEYFQRLQPTIRDKDALEERMVNAAAVAFQTGTMGRAERGSNTMESAQIAGVSKDYEKCITINIDQGRYITDIEFQGGRPVAVIGADVADMLFPNGNAIGNDMKVKGLKVTVVGTFKREGVSLFSDGFDQIVMLPAKFSNRIINVRNADASILVKAGEGVSMDMLKDEVIQNFRSVRKVRPKEDNDFAVNQMDSLTAFLDSIFASLEIGGWFIGGFAILVGCFSIANIMFVSVRERTRIIGIQKALGSKNAFILGQFLFESIALCVFGALMALGLIWIVILIVNLADIGFTLGMHFNRFFIAMVIAVVSGLIAGIAPAVKAARMDPVEAMRG, from the coding sequence ATGCTTTATCTCAGGCTTCTTAAAGAGAGCTTTTTATTCGCCTGGCAGGCGATTGTCACGAACAAACTGCGCACCTTTCTCTCGCTTTTAGGTGTGATGGTTGGAATCTTCGTGATTACCTGTGTGTTCACCTTGGTAGACTCCATGGAGGATAACCTCAAGAGTACATTTAGTATCATTAACGATGACGTACTCTTTGTACAAATCATGCCTTGGGGGCCAGAAGCTGATGGTGAATATAAATGGTGGGAGTACTTCCAACGCCTCCAACCAACCATCAGAGATAAAGATGCGCTGGAAGAGCGTATGGTGAACGCAGCGGCAGTGGCTTTCCAAACGGGAACCATGGGTCGAGCTGAGCGAGGGAGCAATACCATGGAGTCAGCGCAAATTGCCGGAGTCTCCAAAGATTACGAGAAGTGCATTACGATCAATATCGACCAGGGTCGATACATTACAGATATTGAGTTTCAGGGCGGTCGACCCGTAGCCGTGATTGGAGCTGATGTTGCAGACATGCTGTTCCCGAATGGAAATGCGATTGGGAACGACATGAAAGTAAAAGGCCTGAAGGTTACGGTAGTGGGTACTTTCAAGCGCGAAGGGGTTTCCCTGTTCTCAGATGGTTTTGATCAAATTGTGATGCTGCCTGCGAAGTTTTCGAATCGCATTATCAATGTGAGAAACGCAGATGCTTCTATCCTCGTGAAAGCAGGAGAGGGTGTGTCGATGGATATGCTGAAAGATGAGGTGATTCAGAATTTCCGTTCCGTACGAAAAGTTCGTCCGAAGGAAGACAATGACTTCGCAGTTAATCAGATGGATTCCCTGACTGCCTTTCTTGATTCAATTTTTGCCAGCTTGGAAATCGGAGGTTGGTTCATTGGTGGTTTTGCCATCCTCGTAGGGTGTTTCTCAATTGCCAATATCATGTTTGTTTCTGTTCGCGAACGCACCCGGATTATTGGTATTCAGAAGGCCTTAGGTTCAAAGAATGCCTTCATTCTAGGTCAGTTCCTGTTCGAGTCAATTGCCCTCTGTGTATTTGGTGCGTTGATGGCGCTCGGACTGATATGGATTGTAATACTCATTGTAAACCTTGCCGACATCGGATTCACCTTGGGCATGCACTTCAATCGCTTTTTCATTGCCATGGTGATCGCTGTAGTATCTGGGCTAATCGCTGGAATTGCTCCCGCCGTAAAAGCCGCACGCATGGATCCTGTAGAGGCAATGAGGGGGTAA